The stretch of DNA TATAAAAGCAATTTTCACTACTTTTGGCAACCCCTCGCCGCGAGCCGCACAGCAGGCCCGCGGATCGGCCCCGGCCTCGGGGCCTTTCTTGGTGATAGCCGCCCAGGGGATAGACAAGTATCCCCTGAGCGGAAAGAGTGGTAAATTCATGGCTTGTATAGAAAGAGTATACTCAAAAGCGTTCATGAAACAAAGGTTTCATGCACTGTTTCATGTATATCACAACATGATTTGCATGTAAAAGCAAATTCAACAGCCCGGGGGACCCTCGCCGGTCCCCTGGGCGTGCCGTGAGAAGATTATCTTCAGGCAAGGCCCCTGGGCAGGGGCCGTCCGGCGGTCTGGCCGCCGGTGCCGGGGTTGCCAGAGTAAGATGTGTAAGCAATATCTAAACGTATGTGAGGATGGGTGCTATTCCGAAATTATTTACCCACACAAGATCAGCAAAGAGCCATTTTTTTCTATTTCTCCTGCGTACAGAATACAGGGAAAAAAGTTCGGAGGAAAATCGTATCTTCCGCAATGCTTAATAACGATATTGACCCATCTTTTAAAGCATATTCATGGAGCGGAACATTTCCGCGAGTGTCGTAAGATGCGTTGTTTAAAAAAAGTTGAGGTAGCCAAGCCTGGTATGGCGCGGGGTTGCTAACCCCGTGTCCTTCTCGGACTCGGGGGTTCAAATCCCTCCCTCAACGCTCACAAACCGTAAATCTTACATGCAGTATGTTATACTGAGAGGCAAATGAATGGAAGAACAAGAGATAAAATACTTCGTCAGGGTAGAAAACACAGATCTTGACGGTACCAAATCTGTTCAGGTCGCGCTTACCGGTCTTGCAGGCATCGGTATGCACACTTCGGTCTCAATCGCACAGATGGCCGGTGTAGACCCGCGTGCAACCCTCGGTCTTTTGGAAGAGGATGTTGTGGACAGAATTCGCGAGGTAGTCTCAGGCTACACCGAGAAGGTCCCTGCATGGATGCTTAACCGTCAGAAGGATGTGTACACCGGAGAGGCAAAACAGCTCCTCGGTACAGACCTTCGTATGGCTGTCGACGACGACGTCAACAGGATGAGAAAGATTCGCTGTTACCGCGGTATCCGCCACGAAACCCACCAGAAGGTCAGGGGACAGCGTACAAAATCGACAGGCCGCCACGGCGCAACCGTCGGTGTAAGCAAGAAGAAATAATCGGGTGATTTAAAATGGGATATCCTGGAAAAAACCACAAGAAATATGAAACCCCCAAGAGGCGTTTCGAGAAGACCCGTATTGAGGATGAGAACAGACTCATGATGGAATACGGTCTTCGAAACAAGAGGGAGTTCTGGAAGGCCCAGAGTACGCTTCGTAAATACAGGCGTGCAGCCCGTGACCTTCTTGCCCTTAAATCATCCGTAACGGATGAGGCGTTTATCGCAAGAAAAGAAGACGAGCTTCTCGGTCACCTCGAGAGGTACGGTCTTCTCTCCGCCGGTGCAGGCATCGGCGACGTTCTTGCCATGAAGACCGAGAACGAACTCGAGCGCAGACTCCAGACCATCGTTTACAGAAAAGGTCTCGCACGTTCGCCCAAGCAGGCCCGCCAGTTCATTACACACGGCCACATCGCCGTGAACGGCAGGAAGCTTACAATACCCGGTTACCGCGTACGCAGGTCCGAAGAAGCAGGTGTCGCATATTACGGAACATCTCCACTTACAGACACCGTACACCCTGAGCGCGAGCGCATCGTTTCTGGAGGCAGAGCATAATGGCATCCGATGAAAAGTGGGGAATCGCCCACATCTTCGCATCATTCAACAACACGGTCATAACAATAACCGATCTCTCGGGAGCCGAGACCGTGACAAAGTCCAGCGGCGGTATGGTTGTCAAACAGGCCAGAAATGAAAGTTCACCTTATGCTGCCATGCAGATGGCAACCAATGTCGCACAGGCGGCAAAGGACAAAGGCATCGTAGGAGTTCACGTCAGGGTCCGTGCACCAGGCAGGGGCAAACAACGCAGTCCCGGTCCCGGAGCACAGGCTGCAATCCGTGCACTCGCCCGTGCGGGAATGAGAATCGGACGCATCGAAGACGTAACGCCCGTTCCACATGACAGCATCCGTGCAAAAGGTGGAAGAAGGGGCAGGAGAGTCTGATTAATGGAGATTTCATTCAGCAGG from Methanolacinia petrolearia DSM 11571 encodes:
- a CDS encoding 30S ribosomal protein S4, whose amino-acid sequence is MGYPGKNHKKYETPKRRFEKTRIEDENRLMMEYGLRNKREFWKAQSTLRKYRRAARDLLALKSSVTDEAFIARKEDELLGHLERYGLLSAGAGIGDVLAMKTENELERRLQTIVYRKGLARSPKQARQFITHGHIAVNGRKLTIPGYRVRRSEEAGVAYYGTSPLTDTVHPERERIVSGGRA
- a CDS encoding 30S ribosomal protein S13 — encoded protein: MEEQEIKYFVRVENTDLDGTKSVQVALTGLAGIGMHTSVSIAQMAGVDPRATLGLLEEDVVDRIREVVSGYTEKVPAWMLNRQKDVYTGEAKQLLGTDLRMAVDDDVNRMRKIRCYRGIRHETHQKVRGQRTKSTGRHGATVGVSKKK
- a CDS encoding 30S ribosomal protein S11, whose amino-acid sequence is MASDEKWGIAHIFASFNNTVITITDLSGAETVTKSSGGMVVKQARNESSPYAAMQMATNVAQAAKDKGIVGVHVRVRAPGRGKQRSPGPGAQAAIRALARAGMRIGRIEDVTPVPHDSIRAKGGRRGRRV